In the Brachyhypopomus gauderio isolate BG-103 chromosome 4, BGAUD_0.2, whole genome shotgun sequence genome, one interval contains:
- the mapk13 gene encoding mitogen-activated protein kinase 13 has protein sequence MDSTESQPAFNREEINGTVWEVPEKYVRLKQIGTGAYGTVCSSLNLKTNEKVAIKKLHRPFQSDIFAKRAYRELRLLKHMKHDNVIGLLDVFTPAQRLETFQDFYLVMPYMYTDLSKVRGVLSEDRVQFLVYQMLCGLKYIHSAGIIHRDLKPGNLAVNQDCELKILDFGLARHADAEMTGYVVTRWYRAPEVILNWMHYTKTVDIWSVGCIMGEMFNGKTLFKGKDYMDQLTQIMKVSGTPGPEFIEKLESQEAKSYVKALPFYPRRNFSLLFPRASEPAVDLLEKMLVLDADARLTADGALAHRYFDGLRDPEDCPEPKPYDDSYDNATLPLEEWKRLSFKEVKSFVPFPRRDSRRRNTLTMSQ, from the exons ATGGACTCAACGGAGTCGCAGCCAGCGTTTAATCGCGAAGAGATCAACGGCACCGTGTGGGAAGTGCCGGAGAAATACGTGCGCTTGAAGCAGATCGGAACCGGAGCCTATGGCACCGTCTG CTCCTCACTCAACTTGAAGACCAACGAGAAGGTAGCCATCAAGAAACTGCACAGGCCCTTCCAGTCGGACATCTTCGCCAAGAGGGCCTACCGGGAGCTGAGACTGCTCAAGCACATGAAACACGACAAC GTGATCGGCCTGTTGGATGTCTTCACACCCGCCCAGCGCCTAGAAACCTTTCAAGACTT CTACCTGGTGATGCCGTACATGTACACAGACCTGTCCAAGGTGCGAGGCGTGCTGTCTGAAGACCGCGTGCAGTTCCTGGTCTACCAGATGCTCTGTGGACTAAAG TACATTCACAGCGCTGGCATAATTCACAGG gATCTAAAACCGGGCAACCTGGCCGTGAACCAAGACTGTGAGCTGAAG ATCCTGGACTTTGGCCTGGCGCGGCATGCTGACGCAGAGATGACGGGTTATGTGGTGACAAGATGGTACCGAGCACCTGAGGTCATTCTGAACTGGATGCACTACACCAAAACAG TGGATATCTGGTCGGTTGGATGCATAATGGGAGAAATGTTCAATGGAAAGACACTCTTCAAAGGGAAAGACT ACATGGACCAGCTAACTCAGATAATGAAGGTATCAGGGACACCTGGCCCAGAATTCATAGAGAAATTAGAAAGCCAGGAG GCAAAGAGCTATGTGAAGGCACTTCCCTTTTACCCTCGGAGAAATTTCTCTTTGCTGTTTCCCAGGGCCAGTGAACCAG CGGTGGACCTGCTGGAGAAGATGTTGGTTTTAGATGCTGACGCACGGCTGACTGCTGATGGTGCGCTGGCCCACCGTTACTTCGATGGACTGAGAGATCCGGAGGACTGCCCAGAACCCAAGCCATATGATGACAGTTATGACAACGCCACACTGCCCCTAGAGGAGTGGAAGC GATTATCATTCAAAGAAGTGAAGAGTTTTGTTCCGTTCCCAAGAAGAGATTCAAGGAGGAGAAACACTCTAACAATGTCTCAGTGA